A genomic window from Dechloromonas sp. A34 includes:
- a CDS encoding c-type cytochrome yields the protein MSGAFTKSMARNIFYGGTVFFFLLFLALSFDTHSQLPKRDMRQNITPQIAEGKKLWEVNNCIGCHTLMGEGAYFAPELANVIVRYGDEGVKAFIQSRPKEGIPGRRSMPQFNFTDEQLNAIVAFLKHVNSINDANWPPNDQG from the coding sequence ATGAGCGGCGCGTTCACCAAATCGATGGCGCGGAACATTTTCTACGGGGGGACGGTTTTCTTCTTCCTGTTGTTCCTGGCGTTGTCATTCGACACCCACTCGCAACTTCCCAAACGCGACATGCGGCAGAACATCACGCCGCAGATCGCCGAGGGCAAGAAGCTGTGGGAAGTAAATAACTGTATCGGCTGCCACACCCTGATGGGTGAAGGTGCCTATTTCGCACCGGAACTGGCCAATGTCATCGTTCGCTACGGCGACGAGGGCGTCAAGGCCTTCATCCAGAGCCGTCCGAAAGAGGGCATCCCGGGTCGCCGCAGCATGCCGCAGTTCAACTTCACCGACGAGCAGCTGAATGCCATCGTGGCCTTCCTGAAGCACGTCAATTCGATCAACGATGCCAACTGGCCGCCCAACGACCAAGGCTGA
- a CDS encoding cbb3-type cytochrome c oxidase subunit I, protein MQFKSQAVAKPYFIAAIGLFVGQILFGLILGLQYVIGDFLFPAIPFNVARMVHTNLLIVWLLFGFMGGAYYMIPEESETELFSPKLALILFWTFLVAGAATIVGYLAVPYATLAELTGNNIIETMGREFLEQPLPTKLGIVIVALGFLFNLTMTMLKGKKTAISMVLMIGLWGLAVFFLFSFYNPVNVVLDKFFWWWTVHLWVEGVWELILGSFLAFVLIKTTGVDREVIEKWLYVIVTLTLITGIIGTGHHYYWIGTPEYWQWWGSIFSALEPIPFFAMTVFAFNMVNRRRREHPNKAAVLWALGTGVMAFLGAGVWGFLHTLAPVNYYTHGTQITAAHGHMAFYGAYAMVVLMMISYAMPILRGRAANSNKSQVMEMWAFWLMTIAMVFITLFLTAAGILQVWLQRASDSPLPFMVAQDKIALFYWAREFTGVFFLIGLIIYLISFFVGGKDEKAA, encoded by the coding sequence ATGCAATTCAAATCGCAAGCGGTTGCCAAACCCTACTTCATCGCGGCTATCGGCCTGTTTGTCGGTCAGATCCTGTTCGGCCTGATTCTTGGCCTGCAGTATGTGATCGGCGACTTCCTGTTCCCGGCCATTCCCTTCAACGTGGCCCGCATGGTCCACACCAACCTGCTGATCGTGTGGCTGCTCTTCGGCTTCATGGGTGGCGCGTACTACATGATCCCGGAAGAATCCGAGACCGAGCTGTTCAGCCCGAAACTGGCGCTGATCCTCTTCTGGACCTTCCTGGTGGCCGGTGCCGCGACCATCGTCGGCTATCTGGCCGTGCCGTATGCCACCCTGGCTGAACTGACCGGCAACAACATCATCGAGACCATGGGCCGCGAGTTCCTCGAACAGCCGCTGCCGACCAAGCTCGGTATCGTCATCGTCGCGCTCGGCTTCCTGTTCAATCTGACCATGACCATGCTGAAGGGCAAGAAGACCGCCATTTCCATGGTGCTGATGATCGGTCTGTGGGGCTTGGCCGTCTTCTTCCTGTTCTCCTTCTACAACCCGGTGAACGTCGTTCTCGACAAGTTCTTCTGGTGGTGGACGGTGCACCTCTGGGTGGAAGGCGTGTGGGAACTGATCCTCGGTTCGTTCCTGGCCTTCGTGCTGATCAAGACGACCGGCGTCGACCGTGAAGTCATCGAAAAGTGGCTGTACGTGATCGTTACCCTGACGCTGATCACCGGCATCATCGGTACGGGTCACCACTACTACTGGATCGGCACGCCGGAATACTGGCAGTGGTGGGGTTCCATCTTCTCCGCCCTGGAACCGATCCCGTTCTTCGCCATGACCGTTTTTGCCTTCAACATGGTAAACCGTCGCCGCCGCGAGCATCCGAACAAGGCTGCCGTGTTGTGGGCACTGGGCACCGGTGTAATGGCTTTCCTCGGTGCCGGCGTGTGGGGCTTCCTGCACACCCTGGCTCCGGTGAATTACTACACGCACGGTACGCAGATCACCGCCGCTCACGGTCACATGGCTTTCTATGGCGCCTACGCCATGGTCGTGCTGATGATGATCTCCTACGCCATGCCCATCCTGCGCGGCCGTGCTGCCAACAGCAACAAGTCGCAAGTGATGGAAATGTGGGCCTTCTGGCTGATGACCATCGCCATGGTCTTCATCACGCTGTTCCTGACCGCCGCCGGCATCCTGCAGGTCTGGCTGCAACGCGCCTCCGACTCTCCGCTGCCCTTCATGGTGGCGCAGGACAAGATCGCGCTGTTCTACTGGGCACGTGAATTTACCGGCGTGTTCTTCCTGATCGGCCTGATCATTTACCTGATCAGCTTCTTCGTCGGCGGCAAGGACGAAAAGGCCGCTTAA